The Pseudomonadota bacterium genome segment ATGGGCTTTCCAAACTGCTGGCGCTCTTGGGCGTACCGAATGGCCGCCTCGAGTGCTGCTCCGGCGATTCCGATCGACTGCGAGGCGATGCCGATGCGTCCCCCATTGAGCGCCGTCATGGCGATCCTGAAGCCTTCGCCGCAGGCGCCGAGAAGCGCCGAGCGAGGAACCTTGCAGCCCTGCAGGCTCAGCGCGACGGTTGAAGAGGCTCTGAGGCCCATCTTGTTCTCTTTTCGGCCCACGTGTAGGCCCGGTGTGCCCTGCTCGAGCAGGAACGCGCTCAGCCCCTTGGGGCCGGGTCCACCGGTGCGTGCCCAAACCACAAGCACCCCAGCGAAATCCCCGCTCGTGATCCACTGCTTCGTGCCTTCGAGGACCCAGACGCCGTCCACGAGGCGTGCCCGCGTGCGCAGGCCGGCCGGATCGCTGCCTGCCTCGGGCTCGCTCAACGCGAAGGAACCCGCACGATAGTCTCCGCTGCACAACTTGGGCAGGTAGGTACGCTGTTGAGTCCTGCTTCCGTAGCGGCACAGGATCTCAGCGACCATGTTGGTGACGGCCATGGTCACGGCCGTAGAGGCGCAGGCGCGAGCGATCTCGCTCACCGCCAGGCTGTAGGCCAAGCTGGAGCCTTCGGAGCCACCCAGGCTGCCGGGGAGCGTGACGCCCATGAGACCGAGCTCCGCAAGGCCGCGCAGCACCGCCGGAGCAAGCCGTTGCTCGCGCTCGGCCTGGGCAGCCCCGGGAGCCACCACCTCGGTCGCGAAGCGCCGCGCCGTATCGCGGATCAGCCGCTCCGAATCCGTGAGGTCCAACCGCACGTGACGGACCTTAGCGCCCGCGGAAGAATAACTCATCCGTTTCGCCGGTTCTGACCACCGCTGGCTATGTTGCTCCTGCTCGAAGTATCCCCAATACTCCTCGTCGTGGCGCCTCGCCGGCGACGCCCAATCCTCGCCGAAACGCACGAGTTGTTTCTTCCGCGGCCGTGGCCCAGCTGCGCTCCCGAATTCCGTGCGATTCCAGCACCTTGATGCTAGGGAGTGTCTCCCGGACGATGGTTGTCCTTCCGCCCACCATGGCCACGTGGCTGCACGTGTGCGCCCTGACGCTGCCGCTTGCCGCGTCCGTTGTTGGTGCGAAGCTGCAGAAGCTCGGCATGGCGACCAGCCGCGAGCTCGAGCTCGCCGAGGGCCTGCGGGCCTGTGCCGACGATCTGCTCTTTTGCGCGCTCTGGACGCTCGGCTGGGTGCTCGTGCTGGCTCTCGTGCGCGGTTCGACGCGTTACCTGGCCGCGGGGCTGCTCCATCTCAGCAACCTGCTCCTCATGCTGTGGACCGTGGTGGAGCACGGCTTCCACGTGGCGACCGGCTCCCTGCTGGATTGGTACATGGTCAGCTACGCAGCCGACAACTTCGCTGCGCTGCAGTCCGTGATCGCCAGCGAAGTGCAACCTGTTGCCTGGCTCTGCCTGCTGCTTGCAGCGCTCTACCACGCGGGGCTTCCTGCTCTCGCCCGCATTGGCTTGCTGCGCGGGACGCTGCAGCGGCTGTCCGCACAGGAACGATGGTCGAATCCCTGGCAGCTGCTCCCCATCTCGGTCCTGGGTGTCGTGCTGCTGCTGGGCGGTCTCCACTCGGGCGGCGCGCTCGACGACGACATCCTTCCTCTGCGTCGCAACACCTTCGCGACCCTGGCGTCGGAACTGCACTCGACGGCGGCTGCCACGGAGACCCAGCACGCGGGCGACTACACGCAGCCGCCGCCACTACGCATCTATCCGACGCGCGTAACCAAGAAGCACAATGTAGTGCTCGTGATCCTGGAGTCGGCGCGGGCTCGCTCGTGCACGCCCTACAGCCCAAGGCTCACCACCACCCCCAACCTCGCCCGCCTGGCCGCGCGGGGACTGTTGATCGAGCACTTCTATACGGTGGTGCCGCACACGAGCAAGGCGCTCGTGAGCCTGCACTGCGGTATCTACCCCAAGATCGTTACCAGGATCGCCGAGGCGGGCACCGACGCACTGCCCGCACGCTGCCTGGCCACGCTGCTCCGGGAGCAGGGCTACGCGACCGCCTTCTTTCAACCCGCGGAGCGCTCGTTCGAACGCCGCCACGATCTGGTTGCGAGCTTCGGCTTCGAGCATTTTATCGGCAAGGAAGATCTTTCGGCAGAGGGCTTCGAGAAAGTCGGCTACTTCGGATACGAGGACGATGCCATCCTCGAACCGGTTCTCGAATGGATTGATCGCCAGCGCGGCCCGTTCCTCTTGAACGTCCTTACCCTAACCGCCCACCATCCCTACAAACTGCCCAAGAGCTTTCCGCGCCAACACTTTGCAGACAAGAAAAAACTCGACAACTACCTCAATGCGCTCGCCTACACAGATCGCTTTCTTGGAAAGCTGTTCGCCGGGTTCGAGCAACGAGGGTTGCTCACCAGCACGTTCTTTGTGATTCTGGGTGATCACGGTGAGGGCTTCGGAGAGCACAAGCGCTATCAACACGACAACGTAATCTACGAGGAGGGCCTGCATTCGCCCATGCTGCTGCTGGGCGCCGGCCTCGATGCAGCTACGAGTCGGGCGCAGAGACCCCGGCGCGTGCTCGGGCTGCGGCAGATGATCGACGTGGTTCCCACGGTGCTCGACGTCCTGGGATACGAGCATCGCGGAGGCGATCTGCCAGGCAAGAGCCTGCTGAGCTCGTCCGGCCACAACACGCTTTACTTCTCGTGCTGGTACAAGAATCGATGCCTGGCTCTACGCGACGGTTTCCGTAAGACGATTTATCACTATGGCCGCCGTGGAGTCGAAGTATTCGATCTGGTAGGCGATCCTGGGGAAGAGCGGAATCTAATCGGTCTAACCCCTTTGATTCGCCTGGAATCGGAGGCAGCCGTGGAGGAGCTTCTGGCGTGGAAACGTCTGACGAACGCCCGCTACGAAAGGCAATCCGTGAGCCAGCGGGACAGGGCGATCTTACGCGAAAGACCGAGCGACATCCAACATACCCTCGAGGTCCGATTCGGCGACTCGATCGAGCTGATCGGCTACGACATCGAGAAGCGGTCGGCACGGCTCGGCGAGCCCGTGGTCGTGACGTACTACTTCCACGTCACGGGCCCGATCACCCGACCCTGGAGCTTGTTCGTGCATCTACTGGGGGAGCATGGAACCCTTATCAACCGTGACCACGTTCCGCTGGAAGGCGCCTACCCGATCGAGGCCTGGCAGACGGGAGAGTACATCGTGGATCAGCATATTCTGCGGGTTCCTCCACAAAAACCAGCCGGCAAGTATCGGATACTGCTCGGTCTCTGGGACAAGAGCGCGGGCAGGGGGGTCGAAGCGCGGGCGGAGATCTCCGGGCACGGCGCCACGATCGATGCCAAGCAGCGGCTGAATCTGGGAACATTCGACGTCAGCGAGTAGTGTCATTGGCCGTAGCCCAGGGCCTGGAGCCGATCCTTGTCGAGCTTGTCCAGCACAT includes the following:
- a CDS encoding acyl-CoA dehydrogenase family protein, yielding MRLDLTDSERLIRDTARRFATEVVAPGAAQAEREQRLAPAVLRGLAELGLMGVTLPGSLGGSEGSSLAYSLAVSEIARACASTAVTMAVTNMVAEILCRYGSRTQQRTYLPKLCSGDYRAGSFALSEPEAGSDPAGLRTRARLVDGVWVLEGTKQWITSGDFAGVLVVWARTGGPGPKGLSAFLLEQGTPGLHVGRKENKMGLRASSTVALSLQGCKVPRSALLGACGEGFRIAMTALNGGRIGIASQSIGIAGAALEAAIRYAQERQQFGKPISKHQAIRWMIADSKTELDAAELLTQRAARLKDEGRVFVQQAAIAKLYASEAAWRICDRALQIHGGYGYSSELPLERYFRDARVTRIYEGTSEIQRLVIARALTRS
- a CDS encoding LTA synthase family protein, with the protein product MVVLPPTMATWLHVCALTLPLAASVVGAKLQKLGMATSRELELAEGLRACADDLLFCALWTLGWVLVLALVRGSTRYLAAGLLHLSNLLLMLWTVVEHGFHVATGSLLDWYMVSYAADNFAALQSVIASEVQPVAWLCLLLAALYHAGLPALARIGLLRGTLQRLSAQERWSNPWQLLPISVLGVVLLLGGLHSGGALDDDILPLRRNTFATLASELHSTAAATETQHAGDYTQPPPLRIYPTRVTKKHNVVLVILESARARSCTPYSPRLTTTPNLARLAARGLLIEHFYTVVPHTSKALVSLHCGIYPKIVTRIAEAGTDALPARCLATLLREQGYATAFFQPAERSFERRHDLVASFGFEHFIGKEDLSAEGFEKVGYFGYEDDAILEPVLEWIDRQRGPFLLNVLTLTAHHPYKLPKSFPRQHFADKKKLDNYLNALAYTDRFLGKLFAGFEQRGLLTSTFFVILGDHGEGFGEHKRYQHDNVIYEEGLHSPMLLLGAGLDAATSRAQRPRRVLGLRQMIDVVPTVLDVLGYEHRGGDLPGKSLLSSSGHNTLYFSCWYKNRCLALRDGFRKTIYHYGRRGVEVFDLVGDPGEERNLIGLTPLIRLESEAAVEELLAWKRLTNARYERQSVSQRDRAILRERPSDIQHTLEVRFGDSIELIGYDIEKRSARLGEPVVVTYYFHVTGPITRPWSLFVHLLGEHGTLINRDHVPLEGAYPIEAWQTGEYIVDQHILRVPPQKPAGKYRILLGLWDKSAGRGVEARAEISGHGATIDAKQRLNLGTFDVSE